The Lactuca sativa cultivar Salinas chromosome 2, Lsat_Salinas_v11, whole genome shotgun sequence genome includes a window with the following:
- the LOC111908480 gene encoding uncharacterized protein LOC111908480 — translation MGFSWTILLYVMADVMGLGHGGDGAGDPPPPVGFGRGQHEQDAELPKKRRGLAKNIQLSKIIRANKGKPVDLDLDRELTYSPVGNHGNWFTREIGKYIWMNIPLNVSGWDNVSPALRNATVVHLKNKFDLDKVNLDPERAQLLQSIDATLQRIYRGRKNKTHTYFENVGGLTDIPRALANPPDGMSRENWAQAVEHFQTPEFLKRSASNKGVRAQQQVVNRRGSCSYSNACFKEDIARIEAFRKANTDCQGVFSSPAVEQ, via the exons ATGGGGTTTAGTTGGACGATACTCTTGTACGTGATGGCAGATGTTATGGGTTTAGGACATGGAGGTGATGGAGCCGGGGATCCACCACCTCCCGTAGGCTTTGGTCGTGGTCAACACGAACAGGATG cTGAGCTCCCTAAAAAAAGAAGAGGCCTAGCAAAAAACATTCAACTATCAAAGATAATAAGGGCAAACAAGGGAAAGCCTGTAGATTTGGATCTCGATAGGGAGCTGACATATTCCCCTGTCGGGAACCATGGTAATTGGTTTACTCGTGAGATTGGGAAGTATATATGGATGAACATCCCTTTGAACGTATCTGGTTGGGATAATGTTTCCCCCGCTTTAAGGAATGCCACAGTGGTTCATTTAAAG AATAAGTTTGATTTAGACAAGGTTAACTTGGATCCCGAGCGTGCTCAGTTGTTGCAGAGCATTGATGCGACCTTGCAAAGAATTTATAGAGGCCGAAAAAATAAAACGCATACTTATTTTGAGAATGTCGGGGGGCTTACAGATATCCCAAGGGCATTAGCCAACCCCCCCGATGGTATGTCACGTGAAAATTGGGCACAAGCAGTCGAGCATTTTCAAACTCCTGAATTTCTAAAGCGTTCGGCGTCAAACAAAGGAGTCCGTGCACAACAACAAGTTGTAAACCGACGGGGATCGTGCTCGTATAGCAATGCATGTTTCAAAGAA gacATCGCTCGAATCGAAGCATTTCGTAAGGCCAATACTGATTGCCAAGGGGTGTTTAGTAGTCCTGCAGTCGAGCAATAA